Proteins found in one Asterias amurensis chromosome 13, ASM3211899v1 genomic segment:
- the LOC139945926 gene encoding DNA repair and recombination protein RAD54-like isoform X2 — translation MRRPLNLLNNTNCSPARSSHEEAIKNILSRPFKIPIPNYKGSTLASRGLGIRRQGARQPLHDPYEEGALVLYAPEELSAQEQLTVDREKVEVHVVVDPQLSKVLRPHQREGVKFLWDCVTGRRIPNSYGCIMADEMGLGKTLQCIALMWTLLRQSPDAKPELDKVVVVAPSSLVKNWYNEISKWLGSKLNAMAIDSGTKKEIDTNLASFLAQHGRRTSHPILIISYETFRLHAATLHKGSVGLVICDEGHRLKNSENQTYQALNGMNAKRRVLLSGTPIQNDLLEYFSLVHFVNEGILGTSQEFKKKFELPILRGRDASSSDKDKQRGQEKLQELAVLVNKCIIRRTSALLTKYLPVKIEQVVCCKMTQLQTSLYKQYVSSKMSECGTSNSGKNSASSLSAITQLKKLCNHPALIYDKCQDSQSDFADCTELFPSNYNHGKVQPDLSGKMCVLDYLLAMTRSTTSDKVVLVSNYTQTLDLFEQLCRQRNYIFVRLDGSMSIKKRAKMVERFNNPSSPEFIFMLSSKAGGCGLNLIGANRLVMFDPDWNPANDDQAMARVWRDGQKKECFIYRLLSTGTIEEKIFQRQAHKKALSSCVVDNEEDVERHFSLDQLRDLFPLNENTISDTHDKFNCRRCVNNIQVRPPPPDSDCNSDLSNWSHCSSKRGVMDCILKKAMEMDSISFIFHHRSHEQIKTV, via the exons ATGAGGAGACCTCTCAACTTACTGAATAACACCAACTGCAGCCCGGCAAGATCATCTCAT GAAGAGGCAATCAAGAATATTCTCTCACGGCCGTTCAAGATACCTATTCCCAACTACAAAG gatctaCACTTGCTTCAAGGGGTCTTGGCATCCGTCGTCAAGGGGCACGTCAGCCCCTTCATGATCCTTATGAGGAAGGGGCACTCGTGCTGTATGCACCGGAGGAGCTGAGTGCACAGGAGCAGCTTACTGTCGACAG AGAGAAAGTGGAGGTGCACG tGGTTGTTGACCCTCAGCTTTCAAAGGTTCTGCGTCCTCATCAGAGAGAG ggagtCAAGTTTCTGTGGGACTGCGTGACTGGAAGACGCATTCCCAACAGCTATGGGTGCATCATGGCAGATGAAATG ggaCTTGGTAAGACTCTTCAATGCATAGCTCTCATGTGGACCCTACTCAGACAAAGCCCGGATG CAAAGCCAGAACTTGACAAGGTTGTTGTAGTAGCGCCCTCAAGTTTAGTCAAG AATTGGTACAATGAGATCAGCAAATGGTTAGGCAGTAAGCTGAATGCTATGGCCATTGATTCAGGAACCAAAAAGGAAATAGACACCAACCTGG CTTCATTCTTGGCTCAACATGGCCGACGTACATCACATCCTATTCTTATCATCTCATATGAGACGTTTCGTCTGCATGCTGCAACCCTTCATAAAGGATCAGTGGGTCTCGTCATATGTGATGAG GGCCATCGTTTAAAGAACTCTGAGAACCAGACCTACCAAGCGCTGAATGGAATGAATGCAAAGAGACGAGTGTTGCTGTCCGGAACGCCCATTCAGAACGATCTGCTTGAATACTTCAGCTTGGTTCATTTCGTCAACGAGGGAATCCTTG GAACATCACAGGAATTCAAGAAAAAGTTTGAGTTGCCGATCCTAAGAGGTCGTGACGCCAGCTCTAGCGACAAAGACAAACAGCGCGGCCAAGAAAAACTACAGGAG CTTGCAGTATTGGTCAACAAATGCATCATCCGAAGAACAT CTGCCCTTCTGACGAAATACCTTCCAGTTAAAA TTGAACAGGTTGTGTGTTGTAAGATGACGCAGCTTCAAACTTCCCTGTACAAACAATATGTGTCCAGCAAGATGTCTGAATGTGGAACGAGCAACAGCGGCAAGAATTCAGCGTCTTCTCTCTCTGCCATTACACAACTCAAGAAACTATGCAATC ACCCAGCATTGATCTATGACAAGTGTCAAGATTCACAGAGTGATTTTGCAGATTGCACCGAGCTGTTTCCGAGCAACTACAATCATGGGAAGGTGCAACCAGACCtatcag GCAAGATGTGTGTCTTGGACTATTTGCTGGCCATGACTCGGAGTACAACCAGTGATAAGGTGGTCTTAGTCTCCAACTATACACAAACTCTGGATCTTTTTGAGCAACTCTGCAGACAGAGAAA CTATATCTTTGTGAGACTGGACGGCAGTATGTCCATCAAGAAAAGGGCCAAGATGGTGGAGAGGTTCAACAATCCTAGT AGTCCGGAGTTCATCTTTATGTTGAGCAGTAAAGCTGGTGGGTGTGGCTTAAACTTGATAGGAGCCAATCGGCTGGTCATGTTTGACCCTGATTGGAATCCGGCCAATGATGACCAAGCAATGGCCAGAGTGTGGAGGGACGGACAGAAGAAAGAATGCTTCATCTATCGCCTACTCTCA ACGGGTACGATAGAGGAGAAGATATTCCAGCGTCAGGCTCACAAGAAAGCTCTGTCGAGCTGCGTCGTCGACAATGAAGAAGACGTCGAGAGACATTTCTCTCTGGATCAGCTCCGTGATTTATTCCCTCTGAATGAGAATACCATCAGTGACACCCATGACAA GTTCAACTGTCGTCGCTGTGTCAATAACATCCAAGTCCGTCCCCCACCACCAGACTCAGACTGCAACAGTGACCTGAGCAATTGGAGCCATTGCAGCAGTAAGCGTGGCGTCATGGACTGCATCTTAAAGAAAGCTATGGAGATGGACAGTATATCTTTCATCTTCCACCATCGATCACATGAACAGATTAAAACTGTTTAG
- the LOC139945926 gene encoding DNA repair and recombination protein RAD54-like isoform X1, with translation MLRRLAPSQLSQSQQTQPSKRKNNEDVCGKRLSSQKKLKLDSDSSNVGSSPSAGSRFTSIMRRPLNLLNNTNCSPARSSHEEAIKNILSRPFKIPIPNYKGSTLASRGLGIRRQGARQPLHDPYEEGALVLYAPEELSAQEQLTVDREKVEVHVVVDPQLSKVLRPHQREGVKFLWDCVTGRRIPNSYGCIMADEMGLGKTLQCIALMWTLLRQSPDAKPELDKVVVVAPSSLVKNWYNEISKWLGSKLNAMAIDSGTKKEIDTNLASFLAQHGRRTSHPILIISYETFRLHAATLHKGSVGLVICDEGHRLKNSENQTYQALNGMNAKRRVLLSGTPIQNDLLEYFSLVHFVNEGILGTSQEFKKKFELPILRGRDASSSDKDKQRGQEKLQELAVLVNKCIIRRTSALLTKYLPVKIEQVVCCKMTQLQTSLYKQYVSSKMSECGTSNSGKNSASSLSAITQLKKLCNHPALIYDKCQDSQSDFADCTELFPSNYNHGKVQPDLSGKMCVLDYLLAMTRSTTSDKVVLVSNYTQTLDLFEQLCRQRNYIFVRLDGSMSIKKRAKMVERFNNPSSPEFIFMLSSKAGGCGLNLIGANRLVMFDPDWNPANDDQAMARVWRDGQKKECFIYRLLSTGTIEEKIFQRQAHKKALSSCVVDNEEDVERHFSLDQLRDLFPLNENTISDTHDKFNCRRCVNNIQVRPPPPDSDCNSDLSNWSHCSSKRGVMDCILKKAMEMDSISFIFHHRSHEQIKTV, from the exons ATG CTGAGAAGACTTGCTCCAAGTCAGCTCTCCCAGTCTCAACAGACTCAGCCGAGTAAACGCAAGAATAATGAGGACGTTTGTGGTAAAAGG CTCTCATCCCAAAAGAAGTTGAAGTTAGATTCTGACTCCAGTAATGTTGGCAGTTCGCCGTCAGCCGGGTCCAGGTTCACATCCATCATGAGGAGACCTCTCAACTTACTGAATAACACCAACTGCAGCCCGGCAAGATCATCTCAT GAAGAGGCAATCAAGAATATTCTCTCACGGCCGTTCAAGATACCTATTCCCAACTACAAAG gatctaCACTTGCTTCAAGGGGTCTTGGCATCCGTCGTCAAGGGGCACGTCAGCCCCTTCATGATCCTTATGAGGAAGGGGCACTCGTGCTGTATGCACCGGAGGAGCTGAGTGCACAGGAGCAGCTTACTGTCGACAG AGAGAAAGTGGAGGTGCACG tGGTTGTTGACCCTCAGCTTTCAAAGGTTCTGCGTCCTCATCAGAGAGAG ggagtCAAGTTTCTGTGGGACTGCGTGACTGGAAGACGCATTCCCAACAGCTATGGGTGCATCATGGCAGATGAAATG ggaCTTGGTAAGACTCTTCAATGCATAGCTCTCATGTGGACCCTACTCAGACAAAGCCCGGATG CAAAGCCAGAACTTGACAAGGTTGTTGTAGTAGCGCCCTCAAGTTTAGTCAAG AATTGGTACAATGAGATCAGCAAATGGTTAGGCAGTAAGCTGAATGCTATGGCCATTGATTCAGGAACCAAAAAGGAAATAGACACCAACCTGG CTTCATTCTTGGCTCAACATGGCCGACGTACATCACATCCTATTCTTATCATCTCATATGAGACGTTTCGTCTGCATGCTGCAACCCTTCATAAAGGATCAGTGGGTCTCGTCATATGTGATGAG GGCCATCGTTTAAAGAACTCTGAGAACCAGACCTACCAAGCGCTGAATGGAATGAATGCAAAGAGACGAGTGTTGCTGTCCGGAACGCCCATTCAGAACGATCTGCTTGAATACTTCAGCTTGGTTCATTTCGTCAACGAGGGAATCCTTG GAACATCACAGGAATTCAAGAAAAAGTTTGAGTTGCCGATCCTAAGAGGTCGTGACGCCAGCTCTAGCGACAAAGACAAACAGCGCGGCCAAGAAAAACTACAGGAG CTTGCAGTATTGGTCAACAAATGCATCATCCGAAGAACAT CTGCCCTTCTGACGAAATACCTTCCAGTTAAAA TTGAACAGGTTGTGTGTTGTAAGATGACGCAGCTTCAAACTTCCCTGTACAAACAATATGTGTCCAGCAAGATGTCTGAATGTGGAACGAGCAACAGCGGCAAGAATTCAGCGTCTTCTCTCTCTGCCATTACACAACTCAAGAAACTATGCAATC ACCCAGCATTGATCTATGACAAGTGTCAAGATTCACAGAGTGATTTTGCAGATTGCACCGAGCTGTTTCCGAGCAACTACAATCATGGGAAGGTGCAACCAGACCtatcag GCAAGATGTGTGTCTTGGACTATTTGCTGGCCATGACTCGGAGTACAACCAGTGATAAGGTGGTCTTAGTCTCCAACTATACACAAACTCTGGATCTTTTTGAGCAACTCTGCAGACAGAGAAA CTATATCTTTGTGAGACTGGACGGCAGTATGTCCATCAAGAAAAGGGCCAAGATGGTGGAGAGGTTCAACAATCCTAGT AGTCCGGAGTTCATCTTTATGTTGAGCAGTAAAGCTGGTGGGTGTGGCTTAAACTTGATAGGAGCCAATCGGCTGGTCATGTTTGACCCTGATTGGAATCCGGCCAATGATGACCAAGCAATGGCCAGAGTGTGGAGGGACGGACAGAAGAAAGAATGCTTCATCTATCGCCTACTCTCA ACGGGTACGATAGAGGAGAAGATATTCCAGCGTCAGGCTCACAAGAAAGCTCTGTCGAGCTGCGTCGTCGACAATGAAGAAGACGTCGAGAGACATTTCTCTCTGGATCAGCTCCGTGATTTATTCCCTCTGAATGAGAATACCATCAGTGACACCCATGACAA GTTCAACTGTCGTCGCTGTGTCAATAACATCCAAGTCCGTCCCCCACCACCAGACTCAGACTGCAACAGTGACCTGAGCAATTGGAGCCATTGCAGCAGTAAGCGTGGCGTCATGGACTGCATCTTAAAGAAAGCTATGGAGATGGACAGTATATCTTTCATCTTCCACCATCGATCACATGAACAGATTAAAACTGTTTAG